In a single window of the Nicotiana tomentosiformis chromosome 8, ASM39032v3, whole genome shotgun sequence genome:
- the LOC104117719 gene encoding LIM domain-containing protein WLIM2b-like, protein MAFSGSQQKCKACEKTVYIAEMISTNGVVYHNTCFRCNHCNGKLALSNYSTLDGVLYCKPHFEQILKEKGGASLKHSTSLGKQNELNRSPSKVSALFSGTQDKCAACKKTVYPLEKVTVDGEMYHKLCFKCAHGGCKLTTSSYAAFDGRLYCKPHFSQLFKEKGSYNHLSKTASIKKNEGQTNEQEGSSTTAEEPIKPEETQDQS, encoded by the exons ATGGCTTTTTCAGGAAGCCAACAGAAATGTAAAGCTTGTGAAAAAACTGTTTATATTGCAGAGATGATATCTACAAATGGTGTTGTTTATCATAATACATGTTTTAGGTGCAATCATTGCAACGGAAAGCTTGCA TTGAGCAATTATTCCACCCTAGATGGAGTTTTATATTGCAAGCCTCATTTTGAACAAATCCTCAAGGAGAAAGGAGGCGCCTCCTTGAAGCATTCTACATCTT TGGGGAAGCAAAATGAACTG AACAGAAGCCCTAGCAAAGTTTCGGCTCTCTTTTCTGGTACTCAAGATAAATGTGCCGCATGTAAAAAGACTGTTTACCCGTTAGAAAAG GTGACAGTGGATGGTGAAATGTACCACAAGTTATGTTTCAAATGTGCACATGGAGGTTGCAAACTTACAACATCATCTTATGCTGCATTTGATGGAAGACTTTACTGCAAACCTCATTTCTCTCAATTATTCAAAGAAAAAGGTTCCTACAACCATCTCAGTAAAACTGCTTCAATTAAGAAAAATGAAGGTCAAACCAATGAACAAGAAGGCTCTAGTACTACTGCTGAAGAACCAATTAAACCAGAGGAGACACAAGATCAGTCATAA
- the LOC104117720 gene encoding remorin-like, with product MGEEATLVVSPIASKETQENDHKNELKEEVEENALALVPLIEDNKEQISPSKPPPPAPEKAADSGIQRSTGGSKDRDAALMKVESEKRLALIKAWEDNEKTKADNKAFKKLSAVGAWESSKKATIEFELKQIEEEFERKKAEYEEKMKNKMAVIHREAEEKRALIEANRGQDFLKVEETAAKFHVTGIPKKFLGCFGR from the exons ATGGGAGAAGAAGCAACTCTTGTAGTTTCTCCAATAGCTTCTAAAGAAACTCAAGAAAATGACCACAAAAATGAGCTAAAAGAGGAAGTTGAAGAAAATGCTCTTGCTCTTGTTCCATTAATAGAGGATAATAAAGAGCAAATCTCTCCCTCTAAACCTCCTCCTCCTGCTCCAGAAA AGGCTGCAGATTCTGGGATTCAGAGAAGTACAGGGGGTTCCAAGGACagag ATGCTGCCCTTATGAAAGTTGAATCAGAGAAAAGATTGGCTTTGATCAAGGCATGGGAAGACAATGAAAAAACAAAGGCTGATAACAA GGCATTTAAAAAGTTGTCTGCTGTTGGAGCTTGGGAGAGCTCTAAGAAGGCAACTATAGAATTTGAGCTGAAACAAATTGAG GAAGAATTTGAGAGGAAGAAGGCAGAATATGAAGAGAAGATGAAGAACAAGATGGCTGTAATTCACAGGGAAGCAGAAGAAAAGAGGGCACTAATTGAAGCAAATCGAGGCCAAGATTTTCTAAAAGTAGAGGAAACTGCTGCAAAATTTCATGTTACTGGAATTCCCAAAAAGTTCTTGGGTTGCTTTGGCCGCTaa